The following proteins are encoded in a genomic region of Cydia fagiglandana chromosome 26, ilCydFagi1.1, whole genome shotgun sequence:
- the LOC134677381 gene encoding uncharacterized protein LOC134677381 isoform X1 codes for MLFHALWSKLDVSSKEAFELQLESNTEIPSYEELISFIEKRSQALENSVGKSLTLSSKPVYSKPVSNKAKPALLVPPVSNCAMCSAPGHKLDNCTKFLELQPLERFAQVKERRLCILCCRPSHSVKNCKSSVTCGICKRRHHTLLHFEKDKELEPTAPPTQVALAVHNANAPSLFSTAIVLIKNKFNNFVPIRILMDNASACNFVTLKCAQKLGIPIRNNSPTVNGVGLSSTDTFGIVDCEIVPSNGDSSCKFSFEAFVLPKICHDMPPEPLNVSSWRHLKDLDLADPSFHKSGPIDMLVNVNLFAAALQSGVVKGNADEPIAVRTVFGWLVMGECPINVNTSRSRCHKGSEGDTQRCYLVSSLSLDNNIKRFWELESVDPPKNIVLSKSEMSCENQMETSYCRTPEGRMVVPLTYVDPQDKPRFSNSREIALKRLLNLERKFKLNPQFRTAYVNFMDDYLRCGHMVEVDPPLSFKGQLHNVGNVHDLSLSLKILGLSWLPKEDTFTFKTSLNDCRCTKRSILSDIARIFDPLGLLSPVVFFAKYLIQLLWVSGVDWDSEVPIAIAQEWRKFKSQLAEMSSLSIPRRMVVSFVSLQLHGYCDASEKGYCAVIYCRVVQNDGSVVVRLCCAKTKVAPLRKCSIPRCDLLTAVLLSDLIVSFTEALKDFHTFDDIHAWSDSTVALPWIRSCPSKWKTFVANRVAHIQENVPPENWHHVSGSDNPADCGSRGLLPADLIQNTLWWAGPTWLSNPQESWPQSEILSDQAASNEQKIYSLVTDSNISLIDNIMSRSSSLQRILRIFAYCFRFMHNLQKSLSKITDPNLSSEEITKVLHFLVKHVQERAFASELRCLLTDKSPHSLSKPMRKLTPFVDERGMLRVGGRLSKGDLSFDVKHPLLLPRDHRLTTLIIEDYHHRFIHPGLQTLQNLLAQEFWVLSARRAINSVISSCMKCFRARPKVASPPIMGNLPSFRINQIKPFSSAAVDYAGPFDTCLARGRGLRTFKSYICVFVCTATKAVHLELASELTTEAYLAALRRFISRRGRCSRLISDQGRNFIGASNMLQEFMAKASRAEQINFVFNPPGSPHFSGLAEAGVKSVKTHLARVVSSQRLTFEEFYTILTQIEAMLNSRPLSPVSSDPNDLSVLTPGHFLTLEPLTILPESNMVDAKLGPLQRWKLLQKIHQDFWRKWHLEYLHTLQQRHKWFDGQKNIVVGTLVLIVNEQCSPMKWKIGRVVQLHPGSDGICRVVTVRTESGELKRPIVKLCPLPLQN; via the coding sequence ATGTTATTCCATGCACTTTGGTCAAAATTAGATGTTAGTAGTaaggaagcttttgagttgcaacTTGAATCAAACACAGAAATTCCCAGTTATGAGgaattaatttcgtttattgAAAAGCGGAGCCAGGCATTAGAGAACAGCGTTGGTAAGTCGTTAACATTATCTAGTAAACCAGTGTATAGTAAGCCAGTGTCGAATAAGGCTAAGCCTGCTCTCCTTGTGCCGCCAGTGAGCAACTGTGCTATGTGTTCCGCACCGGGGCACAAATTGGATAACTGTACTAAATTTTTGGAACTGCAGCCATTGGAAAGGTTTGCTCAGGTTAAGGAGAGGAGACTTTGCATACTTTGTTGTAGGCCATCACACTCGGTTAAAAATTGTAAATCATCGGTGACTTGTGGCATCTGCAAGCGCAGACACCACACATTATTGCATTTCGAAAAGGATAAGGAGTTGGAACCAACAGCTCCACCGACCCAAGTGGCATTGGCTGTGCATAATGCAAATGCACCAAGTTTGTTCTCGACAGCTATCGtgctgataaaaaataaatttaataattttgtaccAATTCGAATATTGATGGATAATGCTTCGGCTTGTAACTTTGTAACATTGAAGTGCGCTCAAAAACTTGGAATACCAATTAGAAATAATTCACCAACGGTGAACGGTGTTGGTCTGTCATCGACTGACACTTTTGGAATTGTCGATTGTGAGATAGTTCCTTCGAATGGGGACTCCTCATGCAAATTTTCGTTTGAAGCGTTCGTGCTTCCCAAGATCTGCCATGATATGCCACCAGAACCACTGAATGTGTCTTCTTGGAGGCATCTGAAGGATTTAGATCTTGCTGATCCGTCTTTCCACAAATCTGGACCAATAGACATGTTGGTTAACGTCAACCTTTTCGCTGCTGCACTACAATCTGGCGTTGTCAAGGGCAACGCAGATGAGCCCATAGCTGTCCGCACTGTTTTCGGCTGGTTGGTAATGGGTGAGTGCCCTATAAACGTTAACACTTCTCGTTCTCGTTGTCATAAAGGTTCagaaggtgatactcagaggtgCTATCTCGTGTCGAGTCTATCATTAGACAATAATATCAAGCGCTTCTGGGAACTGGAAAGTGTAGATCCTCCCAAAAATATCGTTTTGTCGAAATCAGAAATGTCGTGTGAAAACCAAATGGAAACTTCATATTGTCGCACTCCCGAGGGTAGGATGGTAGTACCATTAACTTATGTCGACCCTCAGGATAAACCCAGGTTTTCAAATTCTCGTGAGATAGCTCTCAAGCGTCTCTTAAATTTAGAGAGGAAATTCAAATTGAATCCTCAGTTTCGGACAGCTTATGTCAATTTCATGGACGACTACCTTCGTTGTGGTCACATGGTGGAAGTTGATCCTCCCTTGTCGTTTAAAGGTCAACTTCACAATGTCGGAAACGTCCATGATTTATCGTTATCGTTAAAAATTCTCGGTTTGTCGTGGCTTCCCAAGGAAGATACTTTCACATTCAAGACCTCCTTGAATGATTGTCGTTGTACGAAGCGATCGATCCTCTCGGACATCGCTCGTATTTTTGATCCTCTGGGTCTATTATCGCCTGTCGTGTTTTtcgcaaaatatttaattcaacTTCTATGGGTTTCTGGTGTCGATTGGGACAGCGAGGTTCCTATCGCTATCGCTCAAGAATGGCGTAAATTCAAATCGCAATTGGCGGAAATGAGCTCGTTGTCCATTCCCCGTAGAATGGTTGTATCTTTCGTATCGTTACAGCTTCACGGGTACTGTGACGCCTCGGAGAAGGGTTACTGTGCTGTCATTTATTGTCGTGTCGTTCAAAATGACGGATCCGTTGTCGTGCGTCTTTGTTGCGCTAAAACGAAGGTGGCCCCACTTCGTAAATGTTCTATCCCGAGATGTGACCTGTTAACTGCTGTCTTGTTGTCGGATTTGATTGTCTCGTTTACAGAAGCTCTAAAAGATTTTCACACTTTTGATGATATCCACGCTTGGTCAGATTCTACTGTCGCGCTGCCTTGGATTCGTTCGTGTCCATCAAAGTGGAAAACTTTTGTGGCTAATAGGGTTGCGCACATACAAGAAAACGTCCCCCCTGAAAATTGGCACCACGTGTCTGGTTCGGATAATCCAGCGGATTGCGGCTCCCGCGGTTTGTTACCTGCTGATTTAATCCAGAATACGCTATGGTGGGCGGGGCCTACTTGGCTGTCTAATCCTCAAGAATCTTGGCCGCAATCTGAGATCCTTTCAGATCAAGCTGCTTCGAACGAGCAAAAAATCTACAGTTTGGTCACAGACTCTAATATATCGTTGATTGACAACATTATGAGCAGATCCTCGTCTTTACAACGCATATTGCGTATTTTCGCTTATTGTTTTCGGTTCATGCATAACTTGCAAAAATCATTGTCGAAAATCACAGATCCGAACCTGTCGTCTGAAGAAATTACGAAAGTTCTTCACTTTCTCGTGAAACATGTCCAGGAGCGAGCTTTCGCTTCAGAATTGCGGTGCTTGTTGACAGATAAGTCACCCCACTCTCTATCGAAGCCCATGCGGAAATTGACGCCGTTTGTGGATGAGCGTGGAATGCTAAGGGTGGGCGGTCGCCTTTCTAAAGGAGACCTGTCGTTCGATGTGAAACATCCACTATTATTGCCTCGTGATCACAGGTTGACTACGTTGATCATTGAGGATTACCATCACCGGTTTATACACCCTGGATTGCAAACATTGCAAAATTTATTAGCCCAAGAATTCTGGGTTCTATCGGCAAGAAGGGCTATAAACTCGGTTATTTCATCTTGTATGAAGTGCTTTCGCGCTCGGCCTAAAGTGGCATCTCCTCCAATAATGGGCAACTTACCATCGTTTcgaattaatcaaattaaaccATTTTCGTCAGCGGCAGTAGATTACGCTGGTCCCTTTGATACTTGTTTGGCCCGGGGCCGTGGTCTACGCACATTTAAATCGTATATTTGCGTTTTCGTATGCACTGCCACCAAAGCAGTACATCTTGAGCTGGCCTCAGAGCTCACCACAGAGGCATATCTCGCAGCTCTGCGCCGTTTCATTTCGCGCCGCGGTCGGTGCTCTAGGCTGATCTCGGATCAGGGTAGAAACTTTATTGGCGCATCCAATATGCTCCAAGAATTCATGGCCAAGGCTTCACGTGCAGAACAAATAAATTTCGTTTTTAACCCGCCCGGCAGCCCACATTTCTCGGGGTTAGCCGAGGCTGGTGTAAAGTCAGTAAAGACACATCTCGCTCGCGTCGTGAGCTCTCAGCGCCTTACATTTGAGGAATTCTATACCATTTTGACCCAAATTGAGGCGATGCTGAACTCACGGCCTTTGTCCCCTGTCAGCTCGGACCCAAACGACCTGTCAGTTTTGACCCCCGGACATTTCCTTACTTTGGAGCCGCTCACCATATTGCCTGAAAGCAACATGGTAGATGCGAAATTAGGTCCACTTCAGAGATggaaattattacaaaagatcCATCAAGATTTCTGGCGCAAGTGGCACCTCGAATATTTGCACACATTGCAGCAACGCCACAAATGGTTCGATGGTCAGAAAAACATTGTCGTCGGGACGCTCGTGCTCATTGTCAATGAGCAATGTAGCCCCATGAAGTGGAAAATTGGCCGGGTGGTACAACTCCATCCAGGAAGTGACGGGATTTGTCGTGTTGTCACAGTTCGCACAGAATCGGGCGAACTTAAACGTCCGATAGTTAAACTGTGTCCCTTACCTTTGCAAAACTAG
- the LOC134677381 gene encoding uncharacterized protein LOC134677381 isoform X2 → MCSAPGHKLDNCTKFLELQPLERFAQVKERRLCILCCRPSHSVKNCKSSVTCGICKRRHHTLLHFEKDKELEPTAPPTQVALAVHNANAPSLFSTAIVLIKNKFNNFVPIRILMDNASACNFVTLKCAQKLGIPIRNNSPTVNGVGLSSTDTFGIVDCEIVPSNGDSSCKFSFEAFVLPKICHDMPPEPLNVSSWRHLKDLDLADPSFHKSGPIDMLVNVNLFAAALQSGVVKGNADEPIAVRTVFGWLVMGECPINVNTSRSRCHKGSEGDTQRCYLVSSLSLDNNIKRFWELESVDPPKNIVLSKSEMSCENQMETSYCRTPEGRMVVPLTYVDPQDKPRFSNSREIALKRLLNLERKFKLNPQFRTAYVNFMDDYLRCGHMVEVDPPLSFKGQLHNVGNVHDLSLSLKILGLSWLPKEDTFTFKTSLNDCRCTKRSILSDIARIFDPLGLLSPVVFFAKYLIQLLWVSGVDWDSEVPIAIAQEWRKFKSQLAEMSSLSIPRRMVVSFVSLQLHGYCDASEKGYCAVIYCRVVQNDGSVVVRLCCAKTKVAPLRKCSIPRCDLLTAVLLSDLIVSFTEALKDFHTFDDIHAWSDSTVALPWIRSCPSKWKTFVANRVAHIQENVPPENWHHVSGSDNPADCGSRGLLPADLIQNTLWWAGPTWLSNPQESWPQSEILSDQAASNEQKIYSLVTDSNISLIDNIMSRSSSLQRILRIFAYCFRFMHNLQKSLSKITDPNLSSEEITKVLHFLVKHVQERAFASELRCLLTDKSPHSLSKPMRKLTPFVDERGMLRVGGRLSKGDLSFDVKHPLLLPRDHRLTTLIIEDYHHRFIHPGLQTLQNLLAQEFWVLSARRAINSVISSCMKCFRARPKVASPPIMGNLPSFRINQIKPFSSAAVDYAGPFDTCLARGRGLRTFKSYICVFVCTATKAVHLELASELTTEAYLAALRRFISRRGRCSRLISDQGRNFIGASNMLQEFMAKASRAEQINFVFNPPGSPHFSGLAEAGVKSVKTHLARVVSSQRLTFEEFYTILTQIEAMLNSRPLSPVSSDPNDLSVLTPGHFLTLEPLTILPESNMVDAKLGPLQRWKLLQKIHQDFWRKWHLEYLHTLQQRHKWFDGQKNIVVGTLVLIVNEQCSPMKWKIGRVVQLHPGSDGICRVVTVRTESGELKRPIVKLCPLPLQN, encoded by the coding sequence ATGTGTTCCGCACCGGGGCACAAATTGGATAACTGTACTAAATTTTTGGAACTGCAGCCATTGGAAAGGTTTGCTCAGGTTAAGGAGAGGAGACTTTGCATACTTTGTTGTAGGCCATCACACTCGGTTAAAAATTGTAAATCATCGGTGACTTGTGGCATCTGCAAGCGCAGACACCACACATTATTGCATTTCGAAAAGGATAAGGAGTTGGAACCAACAGCTCCACCGACCCAAGTGGCATTGGCTGTGCATAATGCAAATGCACCAAGTTTGTTCTCGACAGCTATCGtgctgataaaaaataaatttaataattttgtaccAATTCGAATATTGATGGATAATGCTTCGGCTTGTAACTTTGTAACATTGAAGTGCGCTCAAAAACTTGGAATACCAATTAGAAATAATTCACCAACGGTGAACGGTGTTGGTCTGTCATCGACTGACACTTTTGGAATTGTCGATTGTGAGATAGTTCCTTCGAATGGGGACTCCTCATGCAAATTTTCGTTTGAAGCGTTCGTGCTTCCCAAGATCTGCCATGATATGCCACCAGAACCACTGAATGTGTCTTCTTGGAGGCATCTGAAGGATTTAGATCTTGCTGATCCGTCTTTCCACAAATCTGGACCAATAGACATGTTGGTTAACGTCAACCTTTTCGCTGCTGCACTACAATCTGGCGTTGTCAAGGGCAACGCAGATGAGCCCATAGCTGTCCGCACTGTTTTCGGCTGGTTGGTAATGGGTGAGTGCCCTATAAACGTTAACACTTCTCGTTCTCGTTGTCATAAAGGTTCagaaggtgatactcagaggtgCTATCTCGTGTCGAGTCTATCATTAGACAATAATATCAAGCGCTTCTGGGAACTGGAAAGTGTAGATCCTCCCAAAAATATCGTTTTGTCGAAATCAGAAATGTCGTGTGAAAACCAAATGGAAACTTCATATTGTCGCACTCCCGAGGGTAGGATGGTAGTACCATTAACTTATGTCGACCCTCAGGATAAACCCAGGTTTTCAAATTCTCGTGAGATAGCTCTCAAGCGTCTCTTAAATTTAGAGAGGAAATTCAAATTGAATCCTCAGTTTCGGACAGCTTATGTCAATTTCATGGACGACTACCTTCGTTGTGGTCACATGGTGGAAGTTGATCCTCCCTTGTCGTTTAAAGGTCAACTTCACAATGTCGGAAACGTCCATGATTTATCGTTATCGTTAAAAATTCTCGGTTTGTCGTGGCTTCCCAAGGAAGATACTTTCACATTCAAGACCTCCTTGAATGATTGTCGTTGTACGAAGCGATCGATCCTCTCGGACATCGCTCGTATTTTTGATCCTCTGGGTCTATTATCGCCTGTCGTGTTTTtcgcaaaatatttaattcaacTTCTATGGGTTTCTGGTGTCGATTGGGACAGCGAGGTTCCTATCGCTATCGCTCAAGAATGGCGTAAATTCAAATCGCAATTGGCGGAAATGAGCTCGTTGTCCATTCCCCGTAGAATGGTTGTATCTTTCGTATCGTTACAGCTTCACGGGTACTGTGACGCCTCGGAGAAGGGTTACTGTGCTGTCATTTATTGTCGTGTCGTTCAAAATGACGGATCCGTTGTCGTGCGTCTTTGTTGCGCTAAAACGAAGGTGGCCCCACTTCGTAAATGTTCTATCCCGAGATGTGACCTGTTAACTGCTGTCTTGTTGTCGGATTTGATTGTCTCGTTTACAGAAGCTCTAAAAGATTTTCACACTTTTGATGATATCCACGCTTGGTCAGATTCTACTGTCGCGCTGCCTTGGATTCGTTCGTGTCCATCAAAGTGGAAAACTTTTGTGGCTAATAGGGTTGCGCACATACAAGAAAACGTCCCCCCTGAAAATTGGCACCACGTGTCTGGTTCGGATAATCCAGCGGATTGCGGCTCCCGCGGTTTGTTACCTGCTGATTTAATCCAGAATACGCTATGGTGGGCGGGGCCTACTTGGCTGTCTAATCCTCAAGAATCTTGGCCGCAATCTGAGATCCTTTCAGATCAAGCTGCTTCGAACGAGCAAAAAATCTACAGTTTGGTCACAGACTCTAATATATCGTTGATTGACAACATTATGAGCAGATCCTCGTCTTTACAACGCATATTGCGTATTTTCGCTTATTGTTTTCGGTTCATGCATAACTTGCAAAAATCATTGTCGAAAATCACAGATCCGAACCTGTCGTCTGAAGAAATTACGAAAGTTCTTCACTTTCTCGTGAAACATGTCCAGGAGCGAGCTTTCGCTTCAGAATTGCGGTGCTTGTTGACAGATAAGTCACCCCACTCTCTATCGAAGCCCATGCGGAAATTGACGCCGTTTGTGGATGAGCGTGGAATGCTAAGGGTGGGCGGTCGCCTTTCTAAAGGAGACCTGTCGTTCGATGTGAAACATCCACTATTATTGCCTCGTGATCACAGGTTGACTACGTTGATCATTGAGGATTACCATCACCGGTTTATACACCCTGGATTGCAAACATTGCAAAATTTATTAGCCCAAGAATTCTGGGTTCTATCGGCAAGAAGGGCTATAAACTCGGTTATTTCATCTTGTATGAAGTGCTTTCGCGCTCGGCCTAAAGTGGCATCTCCTCCAATAATGGGCAACTTACCATCGTTTcgaattaatcaaattaaaccATTTTCGTCAGCGGCAGTAGATTACGCTGGTCCCTTTGATACTTGTTTGGCCCGGGGCCGTGGTCTACGCACATTTAAATCGTATATTTGCGTTTTCGTATGCACTGCCACCAAAGCAGTACATCTTGAGCTGGCCTCAGAGCTCACCACAGAGGCATATCTCGCAGCTCTGCGCCGTTTCATTTCGCGCCGCGGTCGGTGCTCTAGGCTGATCTCGGATCAGGGTAGAAACTTTATTGGCGCATCCAATATGCTCCAAGAATTCATGGCCAAGGCTTCACGTGCAGAACAAATAAATTTCGTTTTTAACCCGCCCGGCAGCCCACATTTCTCGGGGTTAGCCGAGGCTGGTGTAAAGTCAGTAAAGACACATCTCGCTCGCGTCGTGAGCTCTCAGCGCCTTACATTTGAGGAATTCTATACCATTTTGACCCAAATTGAGGCGATGCTGAACTCACGGCCTTTGTCCCCTGTCAGCTCGGACCCAAACGACCTGTCAGTTTTGACCCCCGGACATTTCCTTACTTTGGAGCCGCTCACCATATTGCCTGAAAGCAACATGGTAGATGCGAAATTAGGTCCACTTCAGAGATggaaattattacaaaagatcCATCAAGATTTCTGGCGCAAGTGGCACCTCGAATATTTGCACACATTGCAGCAACGCCACAAATGGTTCGATGGTCAGAAAAACATTGTCGTCGGGACGCTCGTGCTCATTGTCAATGAGCAATGTAGCCCCATGAAGTGGAAAATTGGCCGGGTGGTACAACTCCATCCAGGAAGTGACGGGATTTGTCGTGTTGTCACAGTTCGCACAGAATCGGGCGAACTTAAACGTCCGATAGTTAAACTGTGTCCCTTACCTTTGCAAAACTAG